The [Bacillus] selenitireducens MLS10 genome includes a region encoding these proteins:
- the ispE gene encoding 4-(cytidine 5'-diphospho)-2-C-methyl-D-erythritol kinase — protein sequence MYLTEKAPAKINLTLDVLRKRKDGYHDVEMIMTTVDLADRIHLHPLEKDEIVIEVENGILPLDKNNLAYQAASLLKKRCKVTTGVKIVIDKIIPVSAGLAGGSTDAAAVLRGLNKLWRLGLSLDDLAEIGLRIGSDVPFCVYGGTAIARGRGEDLTFIDAPPKVWVLLAKPPQGVSTKEIYKRLKPGEMAHPDTAGMVEAIRTKDYRGICERLENVMEPVTFSLAPDVARIKKRLESSGADGTVMSGSGPTVFSLIANDQKAHRLYNTLRGFMDQVYLVRLIGERHQI from the coding sequence GTGTATTTAACCGAAAAAGCCCCGGCTAAAATTAATCTGACATTGGATGTTCTGAGAAAACGCAAGGACGGGTACCATGATGTGGAAATGATTATGACGACCGTGGATCTGGCTGACCGGATTCACCTGCATCCCCTCGAAAAGGATGAGATCGTGATTGAGGTGGAGAACGGGATTCTGCCGCTGGATAAGAACAATCTTGCTTATCAGGCAGCAAGCCTTTTGAAAAAACGCTGCAAGGTCACGACGGGTGTGAAAATCGTGATCGATAAGATTATCCCTGTCTCGGCGGGACTCGCCGGAGGCAGCACCGATGCAGCGGCTGTCCTTCGAGGTTTGAATAAGCTCTGGAGGCTCGGTTTGAGTCTTGATGATCTGGCTGAAATCGGCCTTCGGATCGGCTCGGATGTTCCGTTTTGTGTCTATGGCGGTACAGCCATAGCCCGGGGCAGGGGAGAAGACCTGACCTTTATCGATGCACCGCCGAAGGTCTGGGTGCTCCTTGCCAAGCCCCCGCAGGGTGTTTCGACAAAAGAGATTTACAAGCGGCTGAAACCGGGTGAGATGGCCCATCCTGATACGGCAGGCATGGTCGAAGCAATCCGGACGAAGGATTACCGGGGCATCTGTGAACGTCTGGAGAACGTCATGGAGCCGGTGACCTTTAGTCTCGCACCGGACGTGGCAAGGATCAAAAAGAGGCTCGAGAGTTCCGGTGCAGACGGGACGGTGATGAGCGGCAGCGGGCCGACGGTGTTCTCGCTGATTGCGAATGATCAAAAGGCGCACAGGCTGTATAATACGCTTCGCGGATTTATGGATCAGGTCTATCTCGTCCGGCTGATCGGAGAACGGCATCAGATATAG
- the purR gene encoding pur operon repressor: MKFRRSGRLVDMTQYLLNHPHQQIPLTFFSERYLSAKSSISEDIGIVKETFEGKNLGKVETSAGATGGVKFVPVIGNEDAVRQVDQLCEKLEDPARILPGGYLYMMDVIGDPKAMQDLGRVIASHYQDAGVDAIMTMATKGIPLAYAVAQLLNVPVSIVRHEQRITEGSIVSINYVSGSKKQIQTMSLARRSLKPASNVLIIDDFMKAGGTIRGMMDLAEEFQATVAGAAILTEAVHEEEKLVSDYVSLTRLTEVDVKERKITVKRGSLFDAD, from the coding sequence ATGAAATTTCGTCGCAGCGGGCGCCTGGTGGATATGACCCAGTATCTTCTGAACCACCCCCATCAGCAAATCCCGTTGACTTTTTTTTCGGAGCGTTATCTGTCTGCAAAGTCGTCCATCAGTGAGGATATCGGGATTGTGAAAGAAACATTTGAAGGGAAGAACCTCGGCAAGGTCGAGACATCGGCGGGGGCCACAGGCGGCGTCAAGTTCGTTCCGGTGATCGGGAATGAGGATGCGGTCAGGCAGGTGGATCAGCTGTGCGAAAAGCTCGAAGATCCTGCCCGGATTCTCCCGGGCGGCTATCTGTACATGATGGACGTCATCGGTGACCCGAAGGCGATGCAGGATCTCGGCAGGGTCATCGCATCGCACTACCAGGATGCCGGAGTGGATGCGATTATGACGATGGCCACCAAGGGGATTCCGCTTGCATACGCGGTCGCTCAGCTGTTGAACGTGCCGGTGAGCATCGTTCGCCACGAGCAGCGGATCACCGAAGGGTCGATTGTGAGCATCAACTATGTATCCGGCTCGAAAAAACAGATTCAGACGATGTCGCTGGCAAGACGCAGCCTCAAACCGGCGTCGAATGTGCTGATCATCGATGACTTTATGAAAGCTGGCGGGACGATCCGCGGGATGATGGATCTTGCAGAGGAGTTCCAGGCGACGGTTGCCGGGGCGGCGATTCTGACCGAGGCGGTGCATGAAGAGGAAAAACTCGTTTCGGACTATGTGTCGCTCACGCGCCTGACGGAGGTTGATGTGAAAGAACGCAAGATTACCGTAAAGCGGGGCAGTCTGTTTGATGCCGACTGA
- the spoVG gene encoding septation regulator SpoVG: protein MNVTDVRLRRTDESGRMLAIASITIDDEFVVHDIRVIDGDNGLFVAMPSKRTPDGDFRDIAHPICSEARMKIQSAVLDEYAKAKEQKETVYEESGTSGSAGMK from the coding sequence ATGAATGTAACAGATGTCAGGCTTCGCCGAACGGACGAATCAGGACGAATGCTCGCAATCGCTTCCATTACGATTGATGATGAATTTGTCGTGCATGATATTCGCGTGATTGACGGGGATAACGGTCTTTTTGTGGCGATGCCGAGTAAGCGAACGCCGGATGGTGACTTCAGGGACATTGCACATCCGATCTGTTCGGAGGCGAGGATGAAAATCCAGTCGGCTGTACTGGATGAATATGCCAAAGCCAAAGAACAAAAAGAGACCGTGTACGAAGAGTCAGGAACGTCCGGATCAGCGGGTATGAAGTGA
- the glmU gene encoding bifunctional UDP-N-acetylglucosamine diphosphorylase/glucosamine-1-phosphate N-acetyltransferase GlmU, which translates to MKNRYAVVLAAGKGTRMKSSLYKVLHPVCGKPMVQHIVDQLTACEVDDIVTIVGHGADKVKDQLGERTSYALQAEQLGTGHAVMQAESVLGGKDGTTLVVSGDTPLLTAETLTELMKHHEETGAKATILTAVAEDPTGYGRVLRNDGDQVERIVEHKDATYKERRVKEINTGTYVFDNTALFDALANVGNDNVQGEYYLPDVIEILQTRGETVSAHIAPDFNETMGVNDRVALSEAEKWMKRRINRHWMTQGVSMTDPEQTYISSDAVIGADTVIEPGSMIKGNVTIGQGCVIGPHTVIEESAVADNSVIRQSTVNRSRVGSGVAIGPFAHLRPETTLGNDVKVGNFVELKKMSMGDGSKASHLSYLGDADIGSDVNMGCGSITVNYDGKNKFLTTIEDGAFVGCNANLIAPVTVGKGAYVAAGSTITDDVPGESLAIARARQTNKEGYSKK; encoded by the coding sequence ATGAAAAATCGTTATGCAGTCGTGTTGGCTGCCGGTAAAGGAACGCGTATGAAATCATCGCTGTACAAGGTGTTGCATCCTGTTTGCGGCAAACCGATGGTGCAGCATATCGTTGATCAGTTGACGGCGTGCGAGGTGGATGACATTGTCACCATCGTCGGACACGGTGCGGATAAAGTGAAAGACCAGCTTGGAGAACGGACGAGCTATGCCCTGCAGGCAGAACAGCTCGGGACGGGGCATGCTGTGATGCAGGCCGAGTCGGTCCTCGGCGGGAAAGACGGAACGACACTGGTCGTGTCCGGTGACACGCCGCTGCTTACCGCAGAGACGCTCACGGAGCTTATGAAGCATCATGAGGAGACGGGAGCCAAGGCGACGATCCTCACAGCCGTGGCGGAGGATCCGACGGGATACGGCCGTGTTCTGCGTAATGACGGTGATCAGGTGGAGCGGATCGTGGAACATAAAGACGCGACATACAAAGAGCGGCGTGTGAAAGAGATCAACACCGGCACGTACGTGTTTGATAACACTGCCCTCTTTGATGCCCTTGCCAATGTGGGCAATGACAACGTCCAGGGCGAGTATTACCTCCCGGATGTGATTGAGATTCTCCAGACGAGAGGTGAAACGGTATCTGCCCATATCGCACCGGATTTTAACGAGACGATGGGTGTGAATGACCGCGTTGCGCTGAGCGAAGCGGAAAAGTGGATGAAGCGCCGGATCAACCGTCACTGGATGACCCAGGGCGTTTCCATGACGGACCCTGAACAGACGTATATCTCAAGTGATGCGGTGATCGGGGCGGATACGGTCATTGAGCCGGGTTCGATGATTAAAGGAAACGTCACCATCGGCCAGGGATGCGTTATCGGACCGCATACGGTCATTGAAGAGAGTGCCGTCGCCGATAACAGCGTCATCCGCCAGTCCACTGTCAACCGAAGCCGCGTCGGCAGCGGTGTGGCAATCGGCCCGTTTGCCCACCTGCGGCCGGAGACAACCCTTGGCAATGACGTCAAGGTCGGGAATTTTGTCGAGCTGAAGAAGATGTCCATGGGTGACGGGAGCAAGGCGTCGCACCTCAGCTATCTCGGTGATGCGGACATCGGCAGCGACGTGAACATGGGATGCGGTTCGATCACGGTCAACTATGACGGGAAGAATAAGTTTCTGACGACCATTGAAGACGGGGCGTTCGTCGGATGCAATGCCAATCTGATTGCACCGGTTACCGTGGGCAAAGGGGCCTATGTTGCAGCGGGTTCAACCATCACGGATGATGTGCCGGGTGAATCGCTTGCGATTGCGCGGGCAAGGCAGACGAATAAAGAAGGCTACAGTAAGAAGTAA
- a CDS encoding ribose-phosphate diphosphokinase: MATYGDKHLKVFTLNSNPALAQEIAASIGVKLGHSSVTRFSDGEIQINIEESVRGCDIFVIQSTSSPANEHIMELLIMIDALKRASARTINVVIPYYGYARQDRKARSREPITAKLVANLLETAGANRVITLDLHASQIQGFFDIPVDQLIGVPILASHFEKKNLEDLVIVSPDHGGVVRARKMADRLKAPIAIIDKRRPKPNMSEVMNIVGKIEGKTAIIIDDIIDTAGTMTLAANAMKKSGAKEVYACSTHPVLSGPAIERIQQSEIKELVVTNTIPLPEEKQIDKIIQLSVGDLLGKAIVHVFEDRSVSNLFD, encoded by the coding sequence ATGGCCACATACGGGGACAAACACCTGAAAGTTTTTACTCTGAATTCCAATCCTGCACTGGCACAGGAAATTGCCGCATCCATTGGTGTGAAGCTTGGACATTCTTCTGTGACACGTTTCAGTGACGGAGAGATCCAAATTAACATCGAAGAGAGTGTCCGGGGCTGTGATATTTTCGTGATCCAGTCCACCAGCTCCCCGGCAAATGAACATATCATGGAACTTCTCATCATGATTGATGCGTTAAAGCGTGCATCTGCCAGAACGATTAACGTTGTGATCCCGTATTATGGCTATGCCCGCCAGGACCGTAAAGCCCGCTCAAGGGAACCGATCACGGCGAAACTGGTTGCCAATCTCCTTGAGACGGCAGGGGCGAACCGGGTAATCACCCTCGACCTCCATGCTTCACAGATCCAGGGCTTCTTTGATATCCCTGTGGACCAGCTTATCGGTGTGCCGATTCTTGCGAGTCATTTCGAGAAAAAGAATCTCGAAGACCTCGTGATCGTGTCGCCGGACCACGGTGGTGTCGTCCGCGCAAGGAAGATGGCGGACCGCCTGAAAGCGCCGATTGCGATTATCGACAAGCGCCGGCCAAAGCCGAATATGTCGGAAGTGATGAACATTGTCGGGAAAATCGAAGGCAAGACGGCAATCATCATCGACGATATTATCGATACGGCGGGGACGATGACGCTCGCTGCGAACGCCATGAAGAAAAGCGGGGCCAAAGAAGTGTACGCCTGCAGCACGCACCCTGTCCTCTCCGGACCGGCTATTGAGCGGATCCAGCAGTCTGAAATCAAGGAGCTTGTGGTCACCAATACGATCCCCCTTCCTGAAGAGAAGCAAATCGATAAAATCATTCAGCTCTCCGTCGGTGATCTGCTTGGAAAAGCGATTGTACACGTCTTTGAAGACCGTTCGGTCAGTAACCTGTTTGACTGA
- a CDS encoding 50S ribosomal protein L25/general stress protein Ctc codes for MATILKAAPRNEMKGSTLTTIRSAGWIPAVVYGKEYGNKPVQVEEIDFIKTYRAEGKTGVFSLDVEGEKTDVMIYDIQYDMMKNQYVHIDFYAANMKEEMDADVPVNVVGEAQGVKDGGVLQQGVFELSVRALPKELPDSIDVNVEELEVNDSIFVKDLKSGADFEFNNDPEEMVVSIVPPTDEPEEETAEEEEGAEPELVAGEEGEEENMEE; via the coding sequence ATGGCAACAATACTTAAAGCAGCACCAAGAAACGAAATGAAAGGTTCCACATTAACAACGATCCGCAGCGCCGGCTGGATTCCTGCCGTCGTATACGGTAAAGAATATGGGAATAAGCCTGTTCAGGTGGAGGAAATTGATTTTATCAAAACCTACCGCGCTGAAGGGAAAACAGGGGTATTCTCCCTCGACGTTGAAGGGGAAAAAACGGACGTCATGATTTATGACATCCAGTATGACATGATGAAGAACCAGTACGTGCACATCGATTTCTATGCAGCCAACATGAAAGAAGAGATGGATGCGGATGTACCGGTGAACGTGGTCGGTGAAGCGCAGGGCGTTAAAGACGGCGGCGTGCTTCAGCAGGGCGTATTTGAATTGTCTGTACGTGCCCTTCCGAAAGAACTTCCTGACAGCATCGACGTCAACGTTGAAGAGCTTGAAGTCAACGACTCCATTTTCGTAAAGGACCTGAAGAGCGGAGCGGACTTTGAGTTCAATAACGATCCGGAAGAGATGGTTGTCTCCATCGTGCCTCCAACAGATGAGCCGGAAGAAGAAACAGCAGAAGAGGAAGAAGGTGCAGAGCCTGAACTCGTTGCCGGAGAAGAAGGCGAAGAAGAGAATATGGAAGAATAA
- the pth gene encoding aminoacyl-tRNA hydrolase → MKLAVGLGNPGKAYERTRHNVGFDVIDHVSDQLGIPLDQNKFKGVFGTHRTPKGPFTLLKPMTFMNLSGESIRQIADYYDIPPEDILVIYDDLDLPPGKIRLRTKGGHGGHNGIRSTLSHLNTESFNRIRIGIGRPEPGTKVTDHVLGRFSPDDRELVDEAVRQAAKAVEAWMDDSFILVMNDFNSKVNGP, encoded by the coding sequence ATGAAACTTGCAGTCGGACTCGGCAATCCCGGCAAGGCCTACGAACGGACAAGGCACAACGTCGGATTTGACGTTATTGACCATGTATCCGATCAGCTTGGCATCCCCCTTGACCAGAATAAGTTTAAAGGGGTTTTTGGCACGCACCGGACCCCCAAGGGGCCATTTACGCTCTTAAAGCCGATGACATTCATGAATCTGTCCGGGGAGTCGATCCGGCAGATCGCCGATTATTACGACATCCCGCCGGAGGATATCCTCGTGATTTATGATGACCTGGATCTTCCCCCGGGTAAAATCCGTCTCCGCACGAAAGGCGGTCACGGCGGACATAACGGCATCCGCTCGACGCTCTCACATCTGAACACGGAATCGTTTAACCGGATCCGGATCGGCATCGGCCGTCCTGAACCGGGGACGAAGGTGACCGACCATGTCCTTGGGCGCTTTTCGCCTGACGACCGGGAACTCGTTGATGAGGCTGTCCGTCAGGCGGCAAAAGCGGTGGAGGCGTGGATGGATGACAGCTTTATCCTTGTCATGAATGACTTCAACAGTAAGGTGAATGGCCCATAA